In Trichocoleus desertorum NBK24, the following are encoded in one genomic region:
- a CDS encoding PRC-barrel domain-containing protein: protein MATEADVVKQSDLLNQLVLDRNNMEELGRVDTLWMYPAAHRVLGFICKSGFLGAKKIVFKLPQIQTLGANSILVHSQPEETDAEKVKQLDSLLNCEVWSDAGNKIGRITDYRFQLKTGEITQYLFVSSGWSGITGDIYQLPPSRIISFGRKRVLVPEAAVKSFELYRPGIKQTLSKARDILKDDYISLVKQAKERAQAIAEQAKETAQTFTEQLKEETQTFAEQAKTTSQTVAEQVKERTQTVVDQANTGFQSHQPTQSPTTPEPAVNQPPVSPPPSTSTTHPQTTTATHSFGDEENDPWDFLEEDDLFTPPPTPSETFRKVDANTKTNTTNTGIEDDDDEPWI from the coding sequence ATGGCGACTGAAGCAGACGTTGTCAAACAAAGCGACTTGCTCAATCAATTAGTCCTCGATCGCAACAACATGGAAGAGTTGGGGCGAGTCGATACGCTGTGGATGTATCCTGCCGCCCATCGCGTTTTGGGATTTATCTGCAAGTCAGGCTTTTTGGGCGCAAAGAAAATTGTCTTTAAGCTGCCTCAAATTCAGACATTAGGGGCCAACAGTATTCTGGTGCATTCCCAACCAGAGGAAACCGACGCGGAAAAAGTGAAGCAGTTAGACTCGTTGCTGAATTGCGAAGTCTGGAGCGACGCTGGCAACAAGATTGGCCGCATTACTGATTACCGCTTTCAACTGAAAACTGGAGAAATCACCCAATATTTGTTTGTTTCTAGTGGCTGGAGTGGCATCACCGGAGATATCTACCAACTGCCCCCAAGCCGCATCATTAGCTTTGGTCGTAAGCGAGTCCTGGTGCCAGAAGCCGCCGTCAAATCATTTGAGCTTTACCGTCCTGGCATCAAACAAACCCTGAGTAAAGCCAGAGATATTCTCAAAGACGATTACATCTCGCTAGTGAAGCAAGCCAAAGAACGGGCTCAGGCGATCGCAGAACAAGCCAAAGAGACGGCTCAGACTTTCACTGAACAACTCAAAGAAGAAACCCAAACTTTTGCGGAGCAAGCCAAAACAACCAGTCAAACGGTGGCCGAGCAAGTCAAGGAGCGCACTCAAACAGTAGTCGATCAAGCAAATACGGGTTTTCAGAGCCATCAGCCTACCCAATCGCCAACTACCCCAGAGCCAGCCGTCAACCAACCTCCCGTCTCTCCGCCACCTTCTACCTCAACTACCCACCCTCAGACGACCACAGCAACTCATTCCTTTGGCGATGAGGAGAACGACCCCTGGGACTTTCTGGAGGAAGACGATCTGTTCACTCCCCCTCCTACTCCCTCAGAGACATTCAGAAAAGTTGACGCCAACACCAAAACCAATACGACCAATACAGGCATAGAAGATGACGATGACGAGCCTTGGATCTAA
- a CDS encoding L,D-transpeptidase, producing MSLNRALWVCLGVAVCWSAVGTPVAAKTSLNSKTPAPIVGLKAKAPVPYRPELPPIRPILPDVTAQETRLLLKLKQRRLYVYQGKQLKASYPVAVGRSGWETPTGQFRVMGMVQNPGWTNPFTRKVMPPGPDNPLGDRWIAFWTDGRNSIGFHGTPDRDSVGQAASHGCVRMLNEDIRKLYEVAVLGTPVTVEL from the coding sequence GTGTCTCTAAATCGTGCTTTGTGGGTTTGTTTGGGTGTCGCCGTTTGCTGGAGTGCTGTGGGTACTCCGGTGGCGGCTAAAACGAGCCTCAACAGCAAAACTCCAGCTCCTATCGTAGGACTGAAAGCTAAAGCTCCGGTTCCCTATCGTCCGGAGCTACCTCCAATTCGGCCCATTCTGCCAGATGTGACGGCTCAAGAAACCCGACTGCTGCTGAAGCTAAAGCAACGCCGTCTCTATGTCTATCAAGGCAAGCAACTCAAAGCCAGCTATCCGGTAGCGGTGGGTCGCTCAGGTTGGGAAACACCCACAGGCCAGTTCCGAGTCATGGGTATGGTGCAAAATCCTGGTTGGACAAATCCCTTCACCCGCAAAGTGATGCCTCCAGGGCCAGACAATCCTTTGGGCGATCGCTGGATTGCCTTTTGGACGGATGGCCGCAACTCAATTGGCTTTCATGGCACTCCCGATCGCGACTCTGTGGGTCAAGCAGCTTCCCATGGCTGTGTGCGGATGTTGAACGAAGACATCCGCAAGTTATATGAGGTAGCGGTGTTGGGTACGCCCGTCACAGTTGAGCTTTAA